The DNA segment TATGGAATTATATTCCAAATTCTCCCATACAATTACTGAAATTATTCAGGAAAAAGCACCAGTGGTAGAGAAAGCCAGCATTGATGAATTTTACCTCGACATAACGGGTATGGATAAATTCTATGGCAGTTACAAATGGACAAACGAACTGGCGCAAAAGATCACAAAAGAAACCGGATTACCCCTGACTTTTGCCTTATCGGTCAACAAAACCGTTTCTAAAATTGGAACAGGCGAAGGAAAACAAAAAACGAATTTGGAAATACCGGAACACATGGTGAAACCATTTTTAAACCCTTTATCGATACAAAAGATACCAATGGTGGGCGATGTAACGTTTCGACTATTATCACGCATTGGAATTCGTACAATTCAAACCCTTTCGGAAATGCCGGCTGAGGTACTCCAACAAATGATTGGAAAAAACGGCATCGAAATTTGGAAAAAAGCCAATGGTATTGATAACAATCCCGTGGAACCCTATTCCGAGAGAAAATCAATCTCTTCAGAACATACATTCTCCCAAGACACCATCGATATGGTGAAACTAAAAACCATCCTAATCGGTATGGTCGAAAAACTGGCCTTCCAACTGCGTTCCGAACAATGGCTAACTTCGACTGTTGTAGTCAAAATTCGTTATGCCAATTTCGATACCGAAACCAAACAATGCAAAATAGCCTATACCTCGGCCGATCACATCCTGACCAAAAACGTGATGGAATTATTTGATAAATTATACCAACGCCGAATGCGCCTCCGATTAATCGGAATCCGCTTCAGCGGATTGGTTCGAGGTACTTACCAAATCAATCTATTCGAAGATACCGAAGAAATGCTGTCCCTGTATGCGGCAATGGATAAAATGAAAAGCCGTTACGGTTTTGATGCCGTAATGCGTTGCGCAGGCGCAACCTTCAAACCCAACAATAAAGACGAAATCTTAAAACGATCCCCTAAACTATAAACCATTAAACAACAAACAACAAACAATAAACAATAAACAATAAACAATAAACAACAAACAACAAACATCTTCCCCCTATGTACCTCAACTGCCACTCCTTTCATTCCTTGCGTTATGGCACCATACCGCTGACAGACTTGATACAACAAGCCGTTGCATCTGGTGTGAAAGCTATGGCATTGACAGACATCAACACGGTTACCGGCATTTATGATTTCATCAAAGGGTGCAACGATCTGGGTATAAAACCATTGGTCGGAATAGAATTTCGCTGCAACCATAAATTACGGTATATCGGCTTGGCCAAAAATGCGGAAGGACTGGCAGAAATGAACCGGTTCTTGACCAAGCATAATTTCGAGAATATGACTTTGCCTTTGGAAGCCCCTGATTTTAAAGAGGTATTTATAATTTACCCCTTTGAAAATGTTCCTGCGGCTTTGAAAGAAAACGAATTTGTCGGCATTCGTCCGGAACAACTCATCAAATTATACCTGCCAGAATGGAAAAGCAAACAGCAAAAAATGGTGGTGCTGCAACCCATAACATTCCGCACAAAAAAGGAATTCAACCTCCATAAAATCCTTCGGGCTATCGATACAAACATCATCTTGTCAAAGCTTGTGGAAGACGATTACTGCAAAACGTCCGAAAAAATGCAGCCTTTGGAGGAACTACTGGCAAAATATGAAGAGTTCCCCGAGATAGTGGCCAATACAGAAAAAATAATTCAGGAATGCAATTTCCAATTCGATTTCCAGACTCCTAAAAATAAAAAGTATTATACCAACAATCGAGAAACCGATATGGCGTTGCTGACAACTCTTGCGCATCAAGGATTGGTGTGGAGATACGGCGACAATAATCCCGAGGCAAAAGCCAGGGTGGAAAAAGAATTGAAAGTGATTGACGAACTAAAATTCAGTGGCTATTTCTTGATTACATGGGACATCATCCGCTACAGCAACAGTCGGGGGTTTTTGCATATCGGGCGCGGCAGCGGTGCCAACAGCATAGTCAGTTATTGCTTGGGTATTACCGACATTTGCCCGATAGAACTGGATTTGTATTTTGAACGCTTCCTCAACGTCAACCGCAAAAGCCCACCCGATTTTGACATAGACTGGTCCTGGAAAGAACGGGATACCATTCTCGAATACATTTTCAATCGCTACGGTGCCGATCACGTGGCGTTTTGCGGTACCAATGTGGAATTCAAATACAGGTCAATATTCAGGGAAGTGGGCAAGGTTTTTGGCTTGCCAAAAGAAGAACTGGATAGGTTGGCCAAAAACCCGATGGCTTCACACGACCAAAATTCAGTGGTAAAGTTTGTGCAGGAATACGGAATGATGCTCGAAAAATACCCCAATCAAAGAAGCATGCATTCTTGTGGCATATTGATTTCGGAGGAACCCATTACCAATTATACGCCTTTGGAGATGCCCCCAAAAGGCTTTCCCATTGTGCTTTTCGACATGCACGTGGCCGAAGATATAGGCTTTGAAAAGTTCGATATTTTAAGCCAACGAGGGATTGGACATATTGACGACACTGTTAAGCTGATTCAAAAGAACCGCGGCATCAAAGTGGACATCCGCAACACGGCCCTGTCCAAAAATGAGGCCAAGGCCAATAGCTTCTTGGAACAAGGAAAAACCATAGGATGCTTTTACATTGAAAGCCCCGCAATGCGAGGACTCCTTCGCCGACTCAAATGCGACAATTACAAAACGCTCGTGGCAGCTTCCTCAATAATTCGCCCAGGGGTGGCAAAGTCGGGTATGATGAAAGAATACATTTTCAGGCACAACAACCCCGACAAATTCGAATATTTCCACGATGTTTTTAAGGAACAGCTGGGCGAAACCTACGGCATTATGGTCTATCAGGAAGACGTGATCAAGATTGCCTTGCATTATGGTGGGCTTCCCGCTGCAGATGGTGACATCTTGCGACGTGCCATGAGTGGCAAAGGGCGCTCGTTGGTGGCCTTGCAAAAAGTGAAGGAGGACTTTTTTGTTTCCTGTGCCAAAAAAGGACACCCACAAAAGTTGAGCGAAGAAATATACAGACAAATCGAATCTTTCGCTGGCTATTCATTTTGCAAGGCGCATTCAGGCTCTTATGCTGTCGAAAGTTACCAAAGCTTGTACCTGAAGGCATACTATCCGGTCGAATTTATGGTGGCGGTCATTAACAATCAGGGAGGCTTTTACCGAACCGAAGTGTACATTCACGAAGCTCGGATGTCTGGAGCTACAATACACAATCCTTGCGTCAACAAGAGTGAATACGAAACTTCGGTTTACGGCACCGATGTCTATCTGGGCTTGATGCACTTGGAAGGATTGGAAACTAGAATAGCACACGGCATTATTGCGGAGCGCAAAGAAAAAGGAGAATTCAAATCCTTGGAAGATTTCATAAACCGAATCCCGATAGGCATTGAAGGCATCCAGATCCTGATTTTTATTGGTGCCTTTCGTTTTACGGGCAAAACCAAAAACCAATTGCTGGTCATAGCCCGATTAATCCTGGTAAACTTCAAACCCGAAAACCGCAACCTGATGCTGATTCAAGAACCGGTCAAAGACTATAAACTGCCCGTTCTCGAACGCGCTGCTTTTGAAGACGCCTTCGATGAAATAGAATTGCTCAGTTTTCCAGTCTCCTGTTCGCCTTTCGATTTGTTGCAAACCACCTATAGGGGAAAAGTGATGGCCAAGGACTTGCTCGCTCACCATAAAAAATCGGTAAAAATGCTCGCCTATCTGATTTCCAGAAAACACGTGCCTACCAATAGGGGAACAATGTTTTTTGGCACTTGGATAGACAGCGAAGGAGTATATTTCGACACGGCACATTTTGCCGACAGCCTAGAAAAATATCCGTTTCAAGGCGGTGGCTGTTATTTGCTTTTGGGTAACGTGGAAGTCGATTTCCATTTTCCGACCATCACAGTGCTCAAAATGGCAAAAATGCCCTTCATTCCCGATCCAAGATTTTCAAATACCACCGACAGGCAATACAAAGTCCACCAACAAATTCGGGAAGACGTGAGTATGACAAATCGGGCACCCTATCCACAAGAACACGAAATTAACTTGCCCAGACAGAAAATGATACCCGGATAAAGAAAATCATCATTTTTTTGTCATTTCGACAAAGGAGAACCCGAGCGAAGCGAACAGGCGTAGCAATCACATCAGTTGCTCACATTATGCGATTTCTCCCATTGGTCGAAATGGCAAATAAATCCTTAACTTAATGACATTGCTGGAGAGCCTGTCCCTAACAATTCGGGAGGTGCCCGCAGGGCGGGGTGGTTCCTTCTCCAAAACCTTCCCCCTCCTCTCCAATCCTTCCCACAGCTACTGAAACTAGAAAAATAAAAAAAATAACCTTTACGGTTTCCCGTAAAATCCTTGAACCAAAAGGACTTACTTTTGAAAATAGAAAAAAAACAATAGGATTTTTATCAGTGTTTTCGGTATTAATTTATATATTTGAGGAAATAACAAATGCTACAAATTAGCGACAATCTATCCAATTATGGGTGTATAGGTGCTGCTTGATAGCGAGTATATACAAGTTACCCACAAGCTAACCAGACCAACAAACAATGGCATTAAACAGAGACAATTTCACAACTAAAACAGTAGATATACTTGCTAAAAGAGTCGGATATCAATGTTCAAACCCAAACTGCAGAAAAGCAACAGTCGGACCTAATACTGCGAAAGATAAAGCGACAATAGTTGGAGTTGCCGCACATATTACTGCTGCTTCACCGGGAGGTCCAAGATACAATGGAGTTTTAACAACAGAGCAAAGAAAAGATATTGAAAACGGAATTTGGCTATGTGTCAATTGTTCAACACTAATAGATAAAGATCCAAATGCATTTTCTGTGACAATGCTTTATGATTGGAAAGAATATTCAGAAAATGAAATGAACAAACAATTATTAGGCGTCGAATTAAAAACAGAAAGGCCTTTTATAGAAGCTGACCTAATATGGTCAAATAGCCAAAAGTGGAATAGAGGATATAGCTATAAAAATAAAGAACTTTACGGAAATGTAATTGTTCTTGGCGAAAACAAACCAATAATTATTTGGAATTTGGTTTGGAATTTTAAAATTGCACTTTATAACAATTCAAGATTTCCCGCTTTTAATATAAAAATTGAGCAAATAGGTGGAACGAATTTCAGCTCAATTGATTCATTATCTAAAATAAACAATTTACCACCTTATGCAGACTTAGAATTAAGAGCAAGTTTTGAAAATTATTTCGAAGGAACTCATCTTGAAGCAGACGAATTGATAAAACCGAAAGTACCCGAAATTATCCAAGGACTTCAGATGCGAATGACTTATAATGATGAAAATGGAAAAGAACACGCAACAATATTCACAATTAACGGAGAGGAATTTAACAACGAAAGAATATAAAGCCTGCGGGTAACAGCCATTTTGAGCTAGTTGGAATTTAGTGGAATTACTGTTTCGCATCAAATTTTCGTTAAGTTGAAAACTGAAAGGTTACGAACTTCCAGCCATTTCAAAGCAGAGAAACGTTGGCGGCAATAGCAAGACACATTCCTATAAAAAGACACCTATGAATATCAACGATTTAAAAAACAAAGGAAGAGCAGTTAAAAAATCTCAAATCCGAGGTAGATTTAGAGGTTTTAGAAAAGAAAGATTATTTTACTTGACAGACGGAACAGGCTGGATTCAAAAAGAATACAAATATTGGTATCATTATGAATATAATCCATCAATTACTATTTATGAACATAGTGACAGATATTATTTTGCAATTGACGGTCAGAGCGAATTTGTAGAAGTCAAACAGGCTAAAGATATTTCTCGCCACACAATTGTTAGCGATTTCAATGGCTGGAATGGAGATAGCATTTTTGTAATGGAAAACGGGGAAGTTTGGCAACAAGATGAATATGATTATGAATACAATTATTCATATCGTCCAGACGCTACTATCTATAATGACGGTTGGAATTACAGAATGGAAGTTGAAGGTTGTACTGTTCAAGTTAAAAGAATTAAATAAAGCTACTACCGTCAACAGCC comes from the Flavobacterium limnophilum genome and includes:
- the dinB gene encoding DNA polymerase IV — protein: MTRAIVHLDMNTFFVSCERLTNSQLEGIPLIIGGGDRGVVASCSYEARHFGVRSAMPINMALKLCPQAKVLKGDMELYSKFSHTITEIIQEKAPVVEKASIDEFYLDITGMDKFYGSYKWTNELAQKITKETGLPLTFALSVNKTVSKIGTGEGKQKTNLEIPEHMVKPFLNPLSIQKIPMVGDVTFRLLSRIGIRTIQTLSEMPAEVLQQMIGKNGIEIWKKANGIDNNPVEPYSERKSISSEHTFSQDTIDMVKLKTILIGMVEKLAFQLRSEQWLTSTVVVKIRYANFDTETKQCKIAYTSADHILTKNVMELFDKLYQRRMRLRLIGIRFSGLVRGTYQINLFEDTEEMLSLYAAMDKMKSRYGFDAVMRCAGATFKPNNKDEILKRSPKL
- a CDS encoding DNA polymerase III subunit alpha, yielding MYLNCHSFHSLRYGTIPLTDLIQQAVASGVKAMALTDINTVTGIYDFIKGCNDLGIKPLVGIEFRCNHKLRYIGLAKNAEGLAEMNRFLTKHNFENMTLPLEAPDFKEVFIIYPFENVPAALKENEFVGIRPEQLIKLYLPEWKSKQQKMVVLQPITFRTKKEFNLHKILRAIDTNIILSKLVEDDYCKTSEKMQPLEELLAKYEEFPEIVANTEKIIQECNFQFDFQTPKNKKYYTNNRETDMALLTTLAHQGLVWRYGDNNPEAKARVEKELKVIDELKFSGYFLITWDIIRYSNSRGFLHIGRGSGANSIVSYCLGITDICPIELDLYFERFLNVNRKSPPDFDIDWSWKERDTILEYIFNRYGADHVAFCGTNVEFKYRSIFREVGKVFGLPKEELDRLAKNPMASHDQNSVVKFVQEYGMMLEKYPNQRSMHSCGILISEEPITNYTPLEMPPKGFPIVLFDMHVAEDIGFEKFDILSQRGIGHIDDTVKLIQKNRGIKVDIRNTALSKNEAKANSFLEQGKTIGCFYIESPAMRGLLRRLKCDNYKTLVAASSIIRPGVAKSGMMKEYIFRHNNPDKFEYFHDVFKEQLGETYGIMVYQEDVIKIALHYGGLPAADGDILRRAMSGKGRSLVALQKVKEDFFVSCAKKGHPQKLSEEIYRQIESFAGYSFCKAHSGSYAVESYQSLYLKAYYPVEFMVAVINNQGGFYRTEVYIHEARMSGATIHNPCVNKSEYETSVYGTDVYLGLMHLEGLETRIAHGIIAERKEKGEFKSLEDFINRIPIGIEGIQILIFIGAFRFTGKTKNQLLVIARLILVNFKPENRNLMLIQEPVKDYKLPVLERAAFEDAFDEIELLSFPVSCSPFDLLQTTYRGKVMAKDLLAHHKKSVKMLAYLISRKHVPTNRGTMFFGTWIDSEGVYFDTAHFADSLEKYPFQGGGCYLLLGNVEVDFHFPTITVLKMAKMPFIPDPRFSNTTDRQYKVHQQIREDVSMTNRAPYPQEHEINLPRQKMIPG